The Acropora muricata isolate sample 2 chromosome 5, ASM3666990v1, whole genome shotgun sequence genome includes a window with the following:
- the LOC136918409 gene encoding cell division cycle protein 123 homolog: MKRQHVLNCNFSVWYPKFKNITIRSRVIPLSKEFVDYLKADNVVLPGDPVRATNTCDEIESDSEEWLALGEDPSQETINAPEFNEVDSGIKESITDLEGFVFPKLNWCSPLDAAWISFDGTLKCQSPNDIYLSLKSSDKISKILFDTFEHCEDGQGCMTEGFELVLRKWKDINPGMEFRCFVREDQLIAISQRDVASCYEFISQNEQDICEDISGFYKKKLLKKFADSTFTFDVYRCSSQKVLLIDFNPFGRQTNPLLFTWDELNDTTQFSCGVANSDDDDEDDGKFHGVFKYVTSAGGVQPNPAHVNRIPTDIVDLASGNDVNKLVDFLNVRNLIRKPGEESDDD, encoded by the coding sequence ATGAAACGGCAACACGTGTTGAATTGTAATTTTTCAGTTTGGTATCCAAAATTCAAGAATATTACCATAAGAAGTCGAGTAATTCCTCTTTCAAAGGAGTTTGTTGATTATCTTAAGGCTGATAATGTCGTTCTTCCTGGTGATCCAGTTCGTGCGACGAACACTTGTGACGAAATTGAGAGCGATTCTGAAGAGTGGCTGGCTTTAGGAGAGGATCCCAGCCAAGAAACCATAAATGCTCCCGAATTCAATGAAGTCGATTCAGGAATCAAGGAATCTATCACCGATTTAGAGGGCTTCGTATTTCCAAAATTAAACTGGTGTTCTCCCTTGGACGCGGCCTGGATTTCATTTGACGGTACTCTGAAGTGCCAAAGTCCAAATGATATCTATCTTTCATTGAAAAGTTCTGATAAAATTTCTAAGATCTTGTTTGACACTTTCGAGCACTGCGAAGATGGCCAAGGATGTATGACTGAAGGCTTTGAGCTTGTCCTTCGTAAATGGAAGGACATCAATCCAGGGATGGAATTTCGATGTTTTGTGAGAGAGGATCAGCTGATTGCAATCTCTCAAAGGGATGTAGCAAGCTGCTATGAGTTCATATCACAAAATGAACAAGACATTTGTGAGGACATAAGTGGATTTTATAAGAAAAAATTGCTGAAGAAATTTGCTGACTCAACTTTTACATTTGATGTTTACAGATGTTCATCACAAAAAGTTCTGCTCATTGATTTTAATCCATTTGGTCGTCAAACTAACCCTCTGTTATTTACGTGGGACGAACTGAATGATACTACTCAATTTTCTTGTGGTGTTGCCaacagtgatgatgatgatgaggatgatgGAAAGTTCCACGGAGTGTTTAAATATGTGACAAGTGCAGGAGGGGTCCAACCTAATCCAGCACATGTAAATAGAATACCAACAGACATAGTTGATTTGGCCTCTGGCAATGATGTCAATAAGTTAGTTGACTTCCTGAATGTTCGAAATTTGATCAGAAAACCAGGAGAAGAATCAGATGATGATTGA